A single window of Archangium gephyra DNA harbors:
- the hppD gene encoding 4-hydroxyphenylpyruvate dioxygenase, giving the protein MAKLESLGIKGLESVHWYVHDLERSRRFYVDGLDFAEQGVSSPQLEKEGRQKSAVFQAGNVVLVVSQPVGEGGRAWRFLRKHPDGVGTLNYQVEDIDKTYRLLEQRGATFITDIQRYTDDKGGKLAQFSITTPFGDTTFRFIQRDGYKALYPGFVQHEKPRGGNNRYGFTHIDHITSNFQTMKPMLLWMEHVMGFEKFWEIQFHTDDVAAQQKRAHGSGLRSEVVWDPVSRVKFANNEPLRPFFKASQINIFNEDHKGDGVQHLALVVKDILTAVKDMRENAGISFMPTPGTYYDALPQRIQDLGIKQIDEDIQVLRQLEVLVDGAGEHSYLLQIFMKDAASLYKDPGAGPFFYEIIQRKGDQGFGGGNFRALFESIERQQKSEGRA; this is encoded by the coding sequence ATGGCGAAGCTCGAGTCGCTGGGCATCAAGGGTCTGGAGAGCGTCCACTGGTACGTGCACGACCTGGAGCGCAGCCGGCGCTTCTACGTGGACGGGCTGGACTTCGCCGAGCAGGGCGTGTCCTCGCCGCAGCTGGAGAAGGAGGGCCGGCAGAAGTCGGCCGTCTTCCAGGCGGGCAACGTGGTGCTGGTGGTGAGCCAGCCGGTGGGCGAGGGCGGCCGCGCCTGGCGCTTCCTGCGCAAGCACCCGGATGGGGTGGGCACGCTCAACTACCAGGTGGAGGACATCGACAAGACGTACCGTCTGCTGGAGCAGCGCGGCGCCACCTTCATCACCGACATCCAGCGCTACACGGATGACAAGGGCGGCAAGCTGGCGCAGTTCTCCATCACCACGCCGTTTGGTGACACCACGTTCCGCTTCATCCAGCGCGACGGCTACAAGGCCCTCTACCCGGGCTTCGTGCAGCACGAGAAGCCGCGCGGCGGCAACAACCGCTACGGCTTCACGCACATCGACCACATCACGTCCAACTTCCAGACCATGAAGCCCATGCTCCTGTGGATGGAGCACGTGATGGGCTTCGAGAAGTTCTGGGAGATTCAGTTCCACACCGACGACGTGGCCGCGCAGCAGAAGCGCGCACATGGCTCGGGGCTGCGCTCCGAGGTGGTGTGGGATCCGGTGAGCCGGGTGAAGTTCGCCAACAACGAGCCGCTGCGGCCCTTCTTCAAGGCCTCGCAGATCAACATCTTCAACGAGGACCACAAGGGTGACGGGGTGCAGCACCTGGCCCTGGTGGTGAAGGACATCCTCACGGCGGTGAAGGACATGCGCGAGAACGCGGGCATCTCCTTCATGCCCACCCCGGGCACGTACTACGACGCGCTGCCCCAGCGCATCCAGGACCTGGGCATCAAGCAGATCGACGAGGACATCCAGGTGCTGCGCCAGCTGGAGGTGCTCGTGGACGGCGCGGGGGAGCACAGCTACCTGCTGCAGATCTTCATGAAGGACGCGGCGTCGCTCTACAAGGACCCGGGCGCGGGCCCGTTCTTCTACGAGATCATCCAGCGCAAGGGAGACCAGGGCTTCGGCGGCGGCAACTTCCGCGCCCTGTTCGAGAGCATCGAGCGCCAGCAGAAGTCGGAAGGGCGCGCCTGA
- the maiA gene encoding maleylacetoacetate isomerase — protein MKLYSYWRSSCSWRVRIALNLKGLAYEYVPVHLVKDGGEQHSDAYRAINPMRTLPTLEVTEGGKVHHLGQSLAILEYLEERYPSPALLPAGPFLRARCRMLAEMVNSGIQPLQNLSVLQRIKGELKADDKAWCMYWIDRGLAAFQAAAQETAGTYCLGNAVSFADICLVPQLYGARRFGVDLQPYALLTRIEAACASLPAFQAAHADRQPDAVPA, from the coding sequence CTCAACCTCAAGGGCCTGGCGTACGAGTACGTGCCCGTGCACCTGGTGAAGGACGGGGGCGAGCAGCACTCCGACGCCTACCGCGCCATCAACCCCATGCGCACCCTGCCCACGCTGGAGGTCACCGAGGGCGGCAAGGTGCACCACCTGGGTCAGTCCCTGGCCATCCTCGAGTACCTGGAGGAGCGCTACCCCTCGCCCGCCCTGCTGCCGGCCGGTCCCTTCCTCCGGGCCCGCTGCCGGATGTTGGCGGAGATGGTGAACTCGGGGATCCAGCCGTTGCAGAACCTGTCGGTGCTGCAGCGCATCAAGGGAGAGCTGAAGGCGGACGACAAGGCGTGGTGCATGTACTGGATTGATCGCGGCCTGGCGGCCTTCCAGGCGGCCGCGCAAGAGACGGCGGGCACGTACTGCCTGGGCAACGCAGTGTCGTTCGCGGACATCTGCCTGGTGCCTCAGCTCTACGGGGCCCGGCGTTTCGGGGTAGATCTGCAGCCGTACGCGCTGCTCACCCGTATCGAGGCGGCGTGTGCCAGCCTTCCCGCCTTCCAGGCGGCACATGCGGACCGGCAGCCCGACGCGGTGCCGGCTTGA
- a CDS encoding thioredoxin domain-containing protein: MSKKANPPPPVPVRGAAALLGLGLAEAALSIYQWKELLTLRGGGTTSCGISEKINCETVWNSAFASGVHERLGMPVAALGLVWGIVAVALSALFLVWRNNGHTVRPAANGLRLTAAAGVAASLVFGLASASSGALCPTCLGTYALTLTFAAVAWKGLPGPVLPQTGEWGRALQWTGGFAAAAYVALLLPGMQTPKASAALEKVATMTSTAAPGSLEAYLTSLSQPEQQAVANALARYKMDKPLPAPSATRRRYGPENAPVKMVEWTDSRCPHCKNLVEVLALMKKRIPEGKLSLEARQFPLDAQCNRSMPPHATDGSGTRCLAAKAQICTEDAPDYWELREKLFAAQATLNAQNVLSIMSSGTVTRPQLEACISSAATEKKLAEDIAFALQHDLHGTPLVVVNGREAQAIPSFLYALIMADGDPDAAAFKVLPAPAQQALQAHDHPH, translated from the coding sequence ATGAGCAAGAAGGCCAATCCGCCCCCTCCTGTCCCCGTCCGTGGTGCCGCGGCGCTGCTGGGCCTGGGCCTCGCCGAGGCCGCGCTCTCCATCTACCAGTGGAAGGAGCTCCTCACCCTGCGTGGTGGTGGCACCACCAGCTGCGGCATCTCCGAGAAGATCAACTGCGAGACGGTGTGGAACTCCGCCTTCGCCAGCGGCGTGCATGAGCGGCTGGGCATGCCCGTGGCCGCGCTCGGCCTGGTGTGGGGCATCGTCGCCGTGGCGCTCTCGGCGCTCTTCCTGGTGTGGCGCAACAACGGGCACACCGTGCGTCCCGCCGCCAACGGCCTGCGTCTGACGGCCGCGGCCGGTGTGGCGGCCAGCCTCGTCTTCGGGCTCGCCAGCGCGAGCTCCGGGGCCCTGTGTCCCACGTGTCTGGGCACCTACGCCCTCACACTCACCTTCGCCGCCGTGGCCTGGAAGGGCCTGCCCGGCCCGGTGCTGCCGCAGACGGGCGAGTGGGGCCGCGCGCTCCAGTGGACGGGAGGCTTCGCCGCCGCCGCCTACGTGGCGCTGCTGCTGCCTGGCATGCAGACGCCCAAGGCCAGCGCCGCCCTGGAGAAGGTGGCCACCATGACCTCCACCGCCGCGCCCGGCTCGCTGGAGGCGTACCTGACCAGCCTGTCCCAGCCGGAGCAGCAGGCCGTCGCCAACGCGCTCGCCCGCTACAAGATGGACAAGCCGCTGCCGGCCCCGTCCGCCACCCGCCGCCGCTATGGCCCCGAGAACGCGCCGGTGAAGATGGTGGAGTGGACGGACAGCCGCTGCCCCCACTGCAAGAACCTGGTGGAGGTGCTCGCCCTCATGAAGAAGCGCATCCCCGAGGGCAAGCTGTCGCTGGAGGCGCGCCAGTTCCCGCTCGACGCCCAGTGCAACCGCTCCATGCCCCCGCATGCCACCGACGGCTCCGGCACCCGCTGCCTCGCCGCCAAGGCGCAGATCTGCACCGAGGACGCTCCGGACTACTGGGAGCTGCGCGAGAAGCTCTTCGCCGCCCAGGCCACGCTCAATGCGCAGAACGTGCTGAGCATCATGTCCTCCGGCACGGTCACGCGCCCGCAGCTCGAGGCGTGCATCTCCAGCGCGGCCACGGAGAAGAAGCTGGCGGAGGACATCGCGTTCGCCCTGCAGCACGACCTGCACGGCACGCCGCTGGTGGTCGTCAACGGCCGCGAGGCGCAGGCCATCCCGTCCTTCCTCTACGCCCTCATCATGGCGGACGGAGACCCCGACGCGGCGGCCTTCAAGGTGCTGCCCGCGCCCGCGCAGCAGGCGCTGCAGGCGCACGATCACCCCCACTGA
- a CDS encoding phospholipase D-like domain-containing protein, protein MMRSKPAGHFLRALTVGVCTWAATGCEPFAEQDSGEVDVGAIRSGVSVASGTVGGKAVWAHFSNPPAFAGRDYTITEELKRLINATPAGGTIRGTIHSISIDGVADALLAAQTRGVSVSVVLDGKNAASTDPAVATIKKLTNARFCTNSNGGGGCIGTGAAGNMHTKMFTFSQTTDPNGVARPYVVWFGSSNLTYASGPDAFNNTITIYDAVTLYDGFNANFSDMWNRRHYTGNDYYDSASGRGYYQANPADAYASPEGVGQTDTIVTRLNDVTPDANCRLRIGMAFVTTGRPEILAQVKRYRAGGCAVWMVVGGDSTDGISMPQSVYNELLDAGVSIRRKDKVHDKFFLVYGKYGTSYAYRVYTGSQNWSQDALNENEEMFVKMAPETGTVHPLYDGYYNHFNDAYNTGVSCTKANFPCR, encoded by the coding sequence ATGATGCGTTCGAAGCCAGCCGGTCACTTCCTGAGGGCGTTGACCGTGGGTGTCTGCACGTGGGCGGCCACGGGGTGTGAGCCCTTCGCGGAGCAGGACAGCGGCGAGGTGGACGTGGGAGCCATCCGGTCTGGGGTCAGCGTCGCGTCCGGGACGGTGGGCGGCAAGGCGGTCTGGGCGCACTTCAGCAACCCGCCCGCGTTCGCGGGCCGGGACTACACCATCACCGAGGAGCTGAAGCGGCTCATCAACGCCACGCCCGCCGGCGGGACGATCCGCGGCACCATCCACTCCATCAGCATCGACGGCGTGGCCGATGCACTGCTGGCGGCGCAGACGCGGGGCGTCTCGGTCTCCGTCGTGCTGGACGGCAAGAACGCGGCCTCCACGGACCCGGCGGTGGCCACCATCAAGAAGCTCACCAACGCCCGGTTCTGCACCAACTCGAATGGCGGGGGTGGCTGCATCGGCACGGGCGCCGCCGGCAACATGCACACGAAGATGTTCACGTTCAGCCAGACCACGGACCCCAACGGGGTGGCGCGTCCGTACGTGGTGTGGTTCGGCTCGTCGAACCTGACGTACGCGAGCGGCCCGGACGCGTTCAACAACACCATCACCATTTACGACGCCGTGACGCTGTACGACGGCTTCAACGCCAACTTCTCGGACATGTGGAACCGCCGGCACTACACCGGCAATGACTACTACGACTCCGCCAGCGGCCGCGGCTACTACCAGGCCAACCCCGCGGATGCGTACGCCTCACCCGAGGGCGTGGGCCAGACGGACACCATCGTCACCCGGCTCAACGACGTCACGCCCGACGCGAACTGCCGGCTGCGCATCGGCATGGCGTTCGTCACCACCGGGCGTCCCGAAATCCTCGCGCAGGTGAAGCGCTACCGGGCGGGGGGCTGCGCGGTGTGGATGGTGGTGGGCGGAGACTCCACCGACGGCATCAGCATGCCGCAGTCCGTCTACAACGAGCTGCTCGACGCGGGCGTGAGCATCCGCCGCAAGGACAAGGTCCACGACAAGTTCTTCCTCGTCTACGGCAAGTACGGCACCAGCTACGCCTACCGGGTCTACACCGGCTCGCAGAACTGGTCCCAGGACGCGCTCAACGAGAACGAGGAGATGTTCGTCAAGATGGCGCCCGAGACCGGCACCGTGCACCCGCTCTACGACGGGTACTACAACCACTTCAACGACGCCTATAACACCGGCGTGAGCTGCACCAAGGCCAACTTCCCCTGCCGGTAG
- a CDS encoding translation initiation factor, with protein MGKRDKKPEASAPAAPFHNPFAALGLKREELPAGPAPAPVKAEEPKGPQGPQGPKGPARAVVRMERKGRGGKEVTVVEQLGLPAAELEKWLKALKGGLGCGGTVEEDTLVLQGDQRERLPALLEARGVRRVTVG; from the coding sequence ATGGGCAAGCGCGACAAGAAGCCCGAGGCGTCCGCTCCGGCGGCGCCCTTCCACAACCCCTTCGCCGCGCTCGGCCTCAAGCGCGAGGAGCTGCCCGCGGGGCCGGCTCCCGCGCCCGTGAAGGCCGAAGAGCCCAAAGGGCCCCAAGGGCCCCAAGGGCCCAAGGGCCCCGCGCGCGCCGTGGTGCGCATGGAGCGCAAGGGGCGGGGTGGCAAGGAGGTGACGGTGGTGGAGCAGCTGGGGCTGCCCGCCGCCGAGCTGGAGAAGTGGCTCAAGGCCCTCAAGGGGGGCCTGGGCTGCGGTGGCACCGTGGAGGAGGACACCCTGGTGCTGCAGGGAGACCAGCGCGAGCGCCTCCCCGCGCTCCTGGAAGCCCGAGGCGTGCGCCGCGTCACGGTGGGGTGA
- a CDS encoding YgfZ/GcvT domain-containing protein: protein MEPLSLHFLHEQAGAHFLEVNGREAVADYGEVEAEYRAARQAVALHDATYREALRITGEDRVSFLHGMVTQEVKGLAAGAATYAAMITVKGAMVADARILRREADLLLDVEPGMGAKVQEFLGKFLISEDAELLEATGELGVLRLLGPRTAELLGAVTGGSFAPLAPDATRPLPLAGQEVLAVGRPGQEPGVDLLVPRAGLEAVWKALVAAGGAFGLKPLGWRAQEMLRVEAGVPRYGQDMVDTTIPLEASLTNAISYNKGCYIGQEVIARATFRGHMNRKLAGLLLGNTEAAPGTELKKDGKKVGWVTSVVRSPLKGQMVALGYVHRDHLEPGTVLAVGDGSAEATVAALPFT, encoded by the coding sequence ATGGAACCGCTGTCTCTGCATTTTCTTCATGAGCAGGCAGGAGCCCATTTCCTGGAGGTCAATGGCCGGGAGGCCGTGGCCGACTACGGGGAGGTGGAGGCGGAGTACCGGGCGGCCCGGCAGGCGGTGGCCCTCCATGATGCCACCTATCGGGAAGCGCTGCGGATAACCGGCGAGGACCGCGTGTCCTTCCTGCACGGGATGGTGACACAGGAAGTGAAGGGCCTGGCGGCCGGGGCGGCCACCTACGCGGCGATGATCACCGTGAAGGGCGCCATGGTGGCCGACGCCCGCATCCTCCGGCGCGAGGCGGACCTGCTGCTGGACGTGGAGCCCGGGATGGGCGCCAAGGTCCAGGAATTCCTGGGGAAATTCCTCATCTCCGAGGACGCGGAGCTGCTCGAGGCCACGGGCGAGCTGGGGGTGCTGCGGCTGCTGGGGCCCCGGACGGCCGAGCTGCTGGGCGCCGTGACGGGCGGGTCCTTCGCCCCCCTGGCCCCGGACGCCACCCGGCCCCTCCCCCTGGCGGGCCAGGAAGTGCTGGCGGTGGGCCGCCCCGGGCAGGAGCCAGGGGTGGACCTGCTGGTTCCCCGGGCGGGGCTGGAGGCGGTGTGGAAGGCGCTGGTGGCGGCGGGCGGAGCCTTCGGGCTCAAGCCGCTGGGCTGGCGCGCGCAGGAGATGCTGCGGGTGGAGGCGGGAGTGCCGCGCTACGGCCAGGACATGGTGGACACCACCATCCCGCTGGAGGCGAGCCTCACCAACGCCATCTCGTACAACAAGGGGTGCTACATCGGGCAGGAGGTCATCGCCCGAGCCACCTTCCGGGGCCATATGAACCGGAAGCTCGCGGGCCTGCTGCTGGGAAACACCGAGGCGGCACCGGGCACCGAGCTGAAGAAGGACGGCAAGAAGGTGGGCTGGGTGACGAGTGTGGTGCGCTCGCCGCTCAAGGGCCAGATGGTGGCCCTGGGGTACGTGCATCGGGACCACCTGGAGCCGGGGACGGTGCTGGCGGTGGGAGATGGATCGGCCGAGGCCACCGTGGCGGCCCTGCCCTTCACCTGA
- a CDS encoding cupin domain-containing protein, whose amino-acid sequence MDVKHLSDFMGFSAEKLQKLNLFKSERFFLDVYCLTPGQSQKPHRHATSDKVYLVLEGRCRFRIGADEASQGPGAALFAPAGVEHGVTNDGPDNARLLVLMTPPPEHA is encoded by the coding sequence ATGGATGTGAAACACCTGTCGGACTTCATGGGCTTCTCGGCCGAGAAGCTCCAGAAGCTCAACCTCTTCAAGTCCGAACGCTTCTTCCTGGACGTGTACTGCCTGACGCCCGGCCAGAGCCAGAAGCCCCACCGGCACGCCACCTCGGACAAGGTGTACCTCGTCCTCGAGGGGCGGTGCCGCTTCCGCATCGGCGCGGACGAGGCCTCCCAGGGCCCCGGCGCCGCCCTCTTCGCACCCGCGGGCGTCGAACACGGCGTCACCAATGACGGCCCCGACAACGCCCGCCTCCTCGTTTTGATGACCCCCCCTCCGGAGCACGCATGA